The DNA window ACCCCGAGGAGAAGGACACCGACGGGTTCGCCATGGCGTACCGCCACGCGGAGGCGTACGACCGCCTCGACGACTGCGAACTGGTCGCCTGCACCGACATCGTCCCCGAGAACGCCGAGGCGTTCGCCGACTACTGGGACATCGCCGACGGGAACGTCTACACGGAACTCGACCGGATGCTCCGCGAGGTGAAGCCGGACGTGGTCAGCGTCTGCGTCCCGCCGGCGTTCCACGCGGACATCGTCGTTCAGTGCGCCGAGAGCGACGTCGTCTCCGCGATTCACTGCGAGAAGCCGATGGCGAAGACGTGGGAGGGGTGCCGCCGGATGGTCGAACGCTGCGACGCCCACGACGTGCAACTCACGTTCAACCACCAGCGACGCTTCGGCGGGCCGTTCCGCCGGGCGAAGGAACTCCTCGATTCGGGCGAGATAGGCTCGCTCCGGCGCATCGAACTCGGCGGGAAGAACCTCTACGACTACGGCTCGCACTACTTCGACCTCTGCGGGTTCTTCACCGATCAGAGCGACCCCCTCTGGGCGATGGCCGGCATCGACTACTCCGAGGAGAACGTCCAGTTCGGCGTCCACAACGAGAACGGGGCCATCGCGCAGTGGCGCTACGAGAACGGCGTCCACGGGCTCGCTTCGACGGGCGAGTCGAGCATCATCCCCTGCGAGATTCGGCTCACCGGCACCGAGGGGATGATAGACATCGGCGTCGACGACGGCCCGACGCTCCGGATGTTCAACGAGTCCTCGGGCGGGTGGACGACGGTGGACGCCGACGGCGACGACATCCACTCGCCGAACTGGTCGAAACCCCGAATGGCGGCGCTGAAAATCGCAGAGCGCGTCTCATTCCTCCCCGAGGAATGGGTGAAGCAACCGACGTTCATCGACCGCGCGATAGCCGACGTGGTGGACGCCCTCGACTCCGGCAGAAAACCCGAGTTGGCCGCCGAGAACGTCGTCCAATCGACGGAACTGATATTCGCCTGCTGGGAGGCCGCCCGGCGGCGGACGAAGGTCGAACTCCCCCTCGAGGTGGACGGTAACCCCCTCGAAGAGATGGTCGAAGACGGCGAACTGCTGGCCGACGAACCCGAGAAGCAGAAACAGACGCCGTAACCGGCCGAGGGAACGAATCGAGCGGCGACGCACCTCTCCTTGACGGCCCGACGCACCGGACGTCTCGTCGGCCGTTTCGGACGTAACCGTCATCCGAGAGACGGTCGTATGCGACGCATGGAGTGGACACCGCTCGTCGCGGAACCGGTGGCGCGGTTCCCCGTTCTCACCCCCATCCTCGCCGTCGTCCTCGCGGCGGTTCACGTCTTCACGGTGTACGTCCCCCACGAGACGTCGCTGCGCGGCAGGCAGTTGCTCTCCATGGGCGCGGGAACGTCCGTCGCGTACGTGTTCGTGCTCCTCTTTCCGGAAGTCGCGAGCGCGGCCGCCGAGGTGCGCACGATGTACGAGGGGCGGTTCTTCGCCGAGCAACTCGTCTTTCTCGCCGCGTTGGCCGGCCTCGTCGCCTTCTACGGGCTGGAAGTGTACGCGGCGCACCGCATCGACGGCCGGTTCGAGTCGTCCCGCGGCGGGTACACCATCCACCTCGGGAGTTTCACCGCCTACTCCGCGCTCATCGGCTACCTCCTCTTCCACCAGGAGGTGGCGGGCGCGGTCAACCTCGTGTTGTACACGGTGGCGATGGGGCTGCACTTCCTGAACTTCGACAGGGGGTTGGACCGCCGGCACGGGGAGCGGTTCAGGGCCACCGGTCGCTGGATTCTGGCCGGTGCGACCCTCGTGGGCGCCGGCGCCGGAATCGTGACGCACGTCGGCGAACTCGCCCTCGGGATGCTGCTGGCGTTCCTCTCCGGGGGACTGGTGTTCAACACGTTCAAAGAGGAGGTGCCCGAGGCCGAGAAGGGACTCTTTTTCCCGTTCCTGGTGGGTGCGAGCGCCTACTCCGCCATCGTGCTCTTCATCTGAGTCCCGCGGAGAGCGGCTCGCCACCACTCTTATGCGACCCCTCGCCGAACCACCGAACATATGAACCGTCCGCTCGCCGCCATCGGGGGTGGGTTCGTGGGAACGGTCGCGTTGAGTCTCCTGTTGCTTCTGTTCGAGGTGGAGACGCGGTCGCGAATCCGCATGTTCGACGCCGTCGCCCGGTTCGTCGGCGTCCCCGGCGACACCGCGATCGGATTCCTGCTGTTCGTCGTCGCCGGCGTCGTCGCGTGGCCGCTTCTGTTCGCCGCCGTCGAGCAGTCGCTTCCGGGCGACGACCCCGCGATGAAGGGGATGGCCCTCGGCATCCTGCTTTGGGTCGCGTTCGTCCTCCTCGGCCGCGGCGACCTCTCGGGGCCGATAATCGCCGCCTTCGCCGGCCTGACGCTCATGGCGCACCTCGCGTACGGGTTCGTCCTCGGGAGCGCCTACGCCCGGTTCACCGGTTCGACGCCCGTCCACGACGCCGGTACCGAATCGGAGATGAGGTGGTGAGAGACGTTCTCGGAAGCCTATAACTGCCCTTTGAACTTATGCCCGTGTTGTCCTTACTGCCCGAATACGCACTTCGTGCGATGCTCCCGATGAATATTTCCCCCTTCGTCGTTCTCGTCGTCGTCAGTCTCCTCGTTGCGAGTGCGGCGTACTGGCGTCGACGGCGGAACGACGCGACGGCCGCGACCGAACTACTCACCGACCGACTGCGTACGGACGGCGGCGGCGAACGGCGTTCGTCCGACGAGACGGAGAGCACGTCCGCAACCGACGGGGGCGTCCCCCCGGCGGCGGGAATGCTGTTCAAGCGAGAGCACAAGACGAGCAAGCCCTACGGCCTGATGCGGTGGTTCACCACCGTCGACCACAAGGACATCGGCTTTCTCTACCTCGTCTTCGGACTCTCGGCGGCGCTTTGGGGCGCGACCGACGCGTTCATGGTCCGGACGGAGCTCATCACCCCGAGTATCGACGTCTGGGACGCCAACACGTACAACGCGCTCTTCACGACCCACGGACTGACGATGCTTCTGTTCTTCGTGACGCCCGTGTTCAACGGCTTCGCGAACTACTTCCTCCCGCTTCTCCTCGACGCCGACGACATGGCGTACCCGCGCATCAACGCCATCGCCTTCTGGCTCGTCCCCTTCTCGTTCGTGATGGTCCGGGCGGGCCTGCTGACCGAAGTCCTCGCGAAGGTCGTCGACGTGTTCGGGCCGAGCATCGAGTTCCTCTACGCGTTGGAACCGCCGACGACGGGGTGGACGATGTACGTTCCGCTGTCGGCGACGCTACCGAACCCGCAGATAGACCTGATGCTCCTCGGCTTGCACCTCTCGGGGATAGCCACGGTCATCGGTGCGATAAACATCATCGTCACCGTGTTCACCGAACGCGGCGAGGGCGTCACGTGGGCGGACATGGACATCTTCACGTGGTCGATGCTCACCGCCAGCGGTCTCATCCTCTTCGCGTTCCCCCTGCTGGGGAGTGCGCTCCTGATGCTCGTCGCGGACCGCAACTTCGGGACTGCGTTCTACGCGCTTGAGGCCAACGGCCCGATACTGTGGCAGCACCTGTTTTGGTTCTTCGGCCACCCGGAGGTGTACATCCTCGTGTTGCCCGCGTTCGGCCTGACGAGCCAGATTCTCCCGAAGTTCAGCGGTCGGACGCTGTTCGGCTACAAGTTCATCGTCTACTCGACGCTCGCCATCGGCGTCCTCTCGTTCGGCGTCTGGGCGCACCACATGTTCACCACGGGCATCGACCCGCGGATTCGCGCCTCCTTCATGGTGGTCACGGTCTCCATCGCCGTCCCCTCGGCGGTGAAGACGTTCAACTGGATATCGACGATGTGGAACGGCGACGTGAGACTCGCCGCGCCGATGCAGTTCCTCGTCGGCGGCATCGGCCTCTTCATCGTCGGCGGCGTCACCGGCGTCTTCCTCGCGTCGATTCCGGTGGACCTTCTCGTCCACGGGACGTACTACGTCGTCGCGCACTTCCACTTCTTCGTCGCCGGCATCATCGCCTTCTCGATGTTCGCCGCGTCGTACTACTGGTACCCGCTCTTCACCGGCCGGTGGTACAGCAGACGCCTCGCGAACCTCCACGCGGCCCTGAGCATCTCGGGCGTCATCGTGACGTTCACGCCGCTTTTCGTCATCGGGATGATGGGACTCCCCCGCCGTTCGGCGTCGTACCCCGCACGGTTCGCGCCGTTGCAACAGGTCGCCTCGTTCGGCGCACTCCTCATCGCCATCAGCGTCGGCGTCTGGTTGTTCAACATGGTCCAGTCGTACCGCGTCGGACCGCGCATCCGGAGCGCCGACCCCTGGAATCTCAAGGCGACGGGGCAGTTCTCCAACGAGTGGCAGTGGTTCGAGCGACGACTCGAACAGGAGTTCGACTACGTCGTCCCCGACGACGGTTCGGACCTCGGCACGGGCCGGAACCGGACGGACAACCCCGAACGCGAGTCCGAAGGGCAAAGCGAGGGGAGCGAGGGGGCGTCGGCCGAAGAGGACTACTGACTCGGGCCGCCGACCGCCGACTACCGGCCGCCGGGGGTTCGGGGGTCGGCCCGTCCCTCCGGGATGCGTTCGTCGTCCACGAACCGGTGGCTGTCGGTGCGCCGATCGACGAGGAGCGCCACGTCGGCCGAATCGTACAGCGTGAAGAAGGTGTCCCAGTCGACGGCCCTGCTGGCGTCCGCCTCGTCCGCGAAGTCGAGGCGCATCGACCCGCCGGGCGTCGCCGCGACGACGGGACGCTTCCCGGCGTCGTCGGCCCACCCTTCGATTTCGCTCCGGTCCGAGAGCGCGTGTTCGGCTGACGGGTCCCTCGCCTGTCTGTCGGTGTCGTTCTCGGGAAGCATCGTCTTCGTTGGTTACCCCGGCACGGTGACGGTTCTCCTGCTTGCGTTGGCAAGCGCGCGCTGTCGCGGGAGGGTCCCCTTCTCTGCGGTCCGAGCAGTTCAGAACGCGCACGCTCGCGGCGTTCAGCCGTCCGTTCGGACGCCGAGTTCCTCCTCGGCCAGTTCCGCGGCTTGCCGAATCGACCCGATAGAGGTGAGATGTCCAGCGCCGACGGACGTCTTCATCGCCTTCGCGGGCGCGCCGGTGAACACCTTCGGCCCGAGTTGCGCTACCGCGCCGTCGCCGACGGACACTATCCACCCCGGCACGTCGAACCGGTAGGGGTCGAGTCGCGGGGCGAAGTCGTCGCCGCCGCCCCGTTCGTGTTCGACCAGTCTGGAGAGGTTCGTCGCCACCGTCCGCGCCTCGCGGATGGCCGCCGAGGCGGAGGCGGGGACGGCCTCCCCGTCGGCGTCGACGGCGCGGGCGGCGTCGCCGACGACGAACGTCCGGTCGTCGAGTCGCAGGTCGCTCCTGACGAGGGGTCGGTCCCCGCCCATCGCGTCCGCGCCGGTGATGCCGCCGGTCCAGACGAACACGTCCGCCGGGAGCGTCTCTCCGTCCGTCTCCACGGCGTCGTCGGTGGCGCGGACGACGGGCGTCTCCGTCCGCACCTCGACGCCGCGGGCGGTCAGTTCCTCCCGCACCGCGTCGCGGAAGTTCTCCGGGAAGTTTGGGGCCACGTCGCCGAGTCGTTCGAGGACGGTCACGTCGGCGTCGAGGTTCTCCTCGCGCGCGAGTGCGGCCAGTTCGCCCGCCGTCTGGATGCCCGAAAGGCCCGCCCCGCCGACGACGACGTTCGCCCCCTCGCCGGAATCGAGGACCGCCTCCCGAATCGCGAGGGCGTCGTCGACCCGCTTCAGCGGGTAGGAGTGTTCCTCGACGCCCGGAAGTCCGTAGTACGCCGTCTCCGCGCCGAGGCAGACGGCGGCGTAGTCGTACGAGACGGCGTCGCCGCTCTCGAAGGACACCTCGCGGGCGTCCCTGTCGAGGCGTTCGACGCGGGCCACCCGCGGTTCGGCCCGGTCGAACATCTCGGTCAGGGGGACGCGGATGGCGTCGGCGACGCTCGGTCTGCGGATGACGCGGTGGACCTCGTGTTGGACGAGGTGGGCGTCCGATTCGTCCACGACGACGAGTTCGGCCTCGGACGGGAGGTTCGATTCGAGTCGACGAGCGAGCGTCACGCCGGCGTAGCCCGCGCCGAGTACCAGAATTCGCATGCGGTCGCTAGGCGCGCCGCGACCAAAGAGCGTGCGGGTCGGCCGGACCCAAGGGCGTCGGTCGGCGCGGGACCGCCTCAGAAGAGGGCGTCGGACTCGGGGAGAATCTCGGCGGGGCCGCCGACGCGCCAGACGTCCGTCTCCACGTCGCAGTCGGCGACGGCGGACTCGACGCGTTCGACGTGTTCCTCCGTCGTGTTCACGTAGACGCTCGCGCCCGTGTCCGTCGAGAAGTACACCGGTACGTCCTCCTCCTCCCGGAGTTCGCGCACGGCGTTGAAGACGGCGATGGTCCGCGGTTGCCAGTACACCCACCCCGCGGGGCCGGTCATCGTCGTCGCCGTCAGGGACAGCGAGTCGTGTTCGGCCAACTCGAACGTGCGGTCGAAGTCCGCCTCGCGGAGGGCGTCGCGCATCGTCTGTAACTGCTCGTGGACGTGCGCCATCCGCGCCTCGAACATGTGGCTCTCGGCGGCCTCCTCGTGGGCCTGTTCGGTCTCCTTGTAGGCGGGGACGTGCGCCGCGACGATTCGCAGGTCGTCTTCGAGGTCCGACTCGATGCGTTCTGACCGGCAGTCCTCGTCGTTGAGTCCGGCGTAGAGGTGGGAGAACGCGCCGGTCACCGCGCGCGCGGCCGACGACGACCCGCGGCGGGCGATAGTCGAGACGTCGGGGCGAGAGAGGTCCAACCCCGCGGCCTCCGCGAGGGCCATCGCCGCGGCGGCGAACCCCGAGGACGAGGACCCGAACCCGATGTTCGAGGGGAAGGAGTTCTCGCTCTCCAGTCGGACCGCGTGGTCGAACTCCGCGAGACTCCGAACGTGGTCCACGACGGCGTCGATGCGTTCCGCGCCGCGGCCGGTCACTTCCTCGCCGTCGATGCGGTAGACGTCCTCCGCGGCGTCGGGTTGGAACTCCACCGTCGTCTTCGTGTGCGTCGGCGCGGTGCAGACGCTGATACTGTCGTGGTACGGGAGTCGTAGCTCCTCGTCTCGCATCCCGTGGTACTTTACGAGACCCTGAATCGGGTGTGCCTTCGCGGTGGCTTTCATGCTCCAACGCGGGAGTGACTCCCGGTTAAACGTCCCGATGGGTCACGAGGAAGAGTCGCTCAGTCGTCGGCCGGTTGTTCCGCTTTCGCCTCCGCCTCTGCGGCCGCCTCCGCTTTCGGCCCGCGTTGCCAGATGTTCGTGACTGCGTCGCCGGACGGCGGTGTGTGACTGACGTGCTTCATCGAGGTTCGGTCCGAGTTCATCGTGGTAATTCTTCGCACGAGATGGCTTAACGTTTCGCTGGATATTCCTAGTACCTTCATTAGCATACTTAGGTGTATAAGGTGCTTGAGACGCGGTCACTCGTCGCTCTCCGCGTCGCGAGGGAGGGGATGGGGAAGGGACGAGAGGGGGAGGTGTGGCCGTCTACAGGCCGACGCCGAGGGCGTAGGGCCACGAGGTGCCGGCGAGTGCGAGGAACAGAAGCGCGCCGCCGAGCATGACGGTGTTCTTCAGGAAGTCGGTCATCTCGGACTGCTGTTGGTCCTCGGGGACGGCCCAGAAGGCGTGAAAGAGGGGCGTCGCCACGAGGAGGAAGGCGGCGACGGCACCCGCCGCGAGTGCGGGGAAGACGCCGAGGACGATGGCGGCGCCGGCGACGAGGAGGAGTCCGCCGGACCCGAGGACGCCGAGACGCGCCGCCGGGACGCCCTTCGCCTGCGCGTACCCCGTCATCGCGTCGGCGTTCAGGAAGTGATTGAGGCCCATGAACGCCAGAACGCCCCCGAAGAGGACGCGAGCGAGGAGGAAGACGATACCGGCACCGGTACTTTCGAACTGAAGCGCTATCGAAGTGATTTCTGGTAACATCACGTCACTGCCTACTCTCCCGAAGTAATATATCACTTCCCGGACAATGACGTAACCGGGTGACGCGGGTGTTACGTGGTCACGACTACGAAACTTTGATTATGGATTGGCCTTAATCAACGCGGCACATTCCGAAATTTATCCCCTGAGCGTGCGAATCACGGCAATCTCCGAGCGGAGTGGTATTCAAATGAAAACCTGCCCCCACCGTCAAACCCCCTATCGAACCGCCCTCATGAGTTGTACCCCAACCAACAAGAACCCTCCAGAACATGTCTGAAACGTGGGACGCCGCGGGATACATCGCAAGTTCCCGCTACCGACTCGCGGTCTGTAAGTTACTCTCGCGGAGCGGGCCGGACCTGCCCTCGCGGATAGCCGAGGAACTGGACTTGGCCCAACCGCACGTCTCGCGCGCGCTTTCGGAACTGCGCGAGAGAGATATCGTCGAACTGCTCGTCCCCGAATCCCAACAGAAGGGACGACTGTACGGCCTCACCGCCGACGGTCAGGCCGCCCTCGCCCGACTGCGCGGACAGGCGGTAAACGTCGAGTTCGTCGACGAGTCGCGCTTCCCTTACGAGAACCTCCTCGACTACCTCCGAGAGACGCACAACTCCGAGTTCCGCTTCGCCATCGCGCACGACGAGGACCGGACCGACGTGTACCTCGCCGCCGACGCCGCCGCACGGACCCACGACGAGGAGTCGATTTCGAGCCTCGTCGCGTCGCTGGAAACCGACGGCCGCGACGGCGTCGAGTCCTCCACCGTCGGACAGACGCAGTTCGTCGTCCGCGGACTCGAACGCGCGACGCTCGTCCAACTCCCCACGGACCGCGACGAAGACGTGTTCCTCTCCCTCGAACGGGGAGCCGACGTCTCAGTCGAATCGTTCGTCGAGAACTGCCGAGCGTATCTCTCCGCCGAGCGGTAACCGTCGCCCGCCTCGAAGCGGGCTCATTCTTCGAAGCGTGATGGTCTATCAGTGTAGAATTTATTCGAAGCCACGGATAATACTAAGACGAGAAGGTGTTTAATTACGTAACAGACGTAGGGACGTGTATTATAACAACGGCTTCGTGTTCGGTACTCCCCCGACCACTCGGCGTGGACCGCCGCTCCGTCCGCGAGTCAGTATCGAGTGCCGTCCTCGCCGGGGTCACCCGTCGACGATGCCACGTGCGCGCAGGCGGCCGTTCGTCGCGGTCGCCGAATCTCCTCGTTTCTCGCTACTCGGGCCCTGAAACTGCGTTTTCTCTCCTGCGACGCGTCCGATTCGCGGAAACTTCCGTTCGGCGGCGACCGGTTGTTGTACTATTCTACTACAAGACAAACGCCGAGATAGTTTGTAGAAATTTACAACACCTTATGTAGCGTCCACCCGTTTCGGAGTCCAAGAACCATCGGAGCGTCCGGTGGGTGACCGGTCGCCCGGTACCGGTCAGGACGACAAACCCGGGACCTCCATCATGATACGCAAGGTACTCGCGGTAGTCCTCGTCGGCGCACTGATTTCGAGTGCAGTTCCGGTCGCCGCACAGACGGTCGAGCCGGAACTTCGGACGTACGTCGCCTCGCCGACGCTGACTCCCGGTCAGGTGAACGAGGTACAGGTGCAGTTGGTGAACGACGCGAGCGACTTCGACGACACGGCGAGCACGGCGAAGAACATCAACATCAATCCGAAGGACACGGGCCGCCTCGACGTGCAGACGGGGAGTCTGTTCCTCCCCTCGTTGGCGGACCCGAACGCGGCACAACAGGGGTCGGCCGCGTCGAGGGAGATAACCCTCGCGGTGAAGGTACCCTCCGACATCGAGGCGGGAACGTACAGGATTCCGATCGACGTAGAGTACGAGTGGGACAGCGAGAACGGACCCAACGAACGTAGTACCACCGAGTACGCCACCGTTCGCGTCGAGGAGGGCCCGCGCTTCGCCGTCGTCGATACGAACTCGACTGCCACCGTCGGCGGAAGCGGGACGTTCGAGGTGACGATGGAGAACGTCGGCGAACAGGCCGCGAGGGACTCCACGCTGACGCTCTCCTCGCAGAGCGGCGACGTCGCAATCAGCGGCGGCCAACAGGGCAATCGGTACGTGGACCGCTGGGAGACGGGCGAGAGGCGGACGTTCGAGTTCGACACCAGCCTCACCAACACGGCCCGCCCCGGAAACTACACGCTCAACGCCTTGGTGTCGTACAAGGACGCCAACGGCAACGACGGCCGGAGTCCGAACATCTCGGTCGGGATGAACGCGCTCCCCGAACAGACGTTCGATATCGGCGGCGTGAACAGTTCACTCCGCGTCGGCGAGGAGGGAACGCTCACCGCCGAGGTGACGAACAACGGCCCGCAACCGGCGCGGAACGCCGTCGTCGTCATCGACCAACCGGGGCAGACGGTGACGCCCATCGAGACGGAGTACGCCGTCGGCGACTTAGCGCCCGGCGAGTCCGCGTCGTTCTCGTTCGACGTGGAGGTGTCGTCGGAAGCGACCTCCGGCCCGCGTCAACTCGGCATGTCGGTCAAGTACCGCGGCGACAACGGCAAGCAGCGACAGTCCGACACCATCGACGTCCGGGCCGAAGTCGCCCCGCAGGCAGACGAGTTCGACGTCGAACCCGTGAACTCGACGTTCGCGGCGGGTGACGGCGGAACGCTCGAACTCACGGTGACGAACACCCGCAACGAGACGCTGACCGACATCTCGGCGAAGATATACCCCGAGTCGCCGCTCTCTTCGTCCAACTCCGAGGCGTTCATCGAGGAACTCGGCCCCGGCGAGTCCGAGACCATCCGCTTCCAGACGAGTGCGGGCGGCGACGCGATGCCGAAGACGTACCCGATGAAACTCGACTTCCAGTACGACGACGCCGACGGTGACACCCTCATCTCCGACACGTACCAAGTCCCCGTCCGGGTGACCGAATCCGAAGGCGGCGGCCTGCCGTTCGTCGTCGTGGGCGTCGCACTCGCCCTCCTCGGCGCTGGCGGAGCGCTCATCTACCGCCGGCGGGACTGATCTATGGACCTCGACCACCAACGCGTCGTCGACTGGGCCGACGACCACATCGTCGAGCGACCGGGGAAGGTGATGCTCGCCTTCTTCGTCGTCACCGCGGTGTTCATGGTCGGTCTGGGAAACGTCTCGACGGAAGCCGGAACGCAGCAGTTCGCCGAAGACATCCCCGCCCAAGAGGCGCTCGATAAGGTCAACGACGAGTTCAGCTCGTCGTTCGGCGAGGACACCGGCAGCACGCAACTCATCCAACGCGACCAGAACGTCCTCTCGAAGCAGTCGATGCTGAACATGCTCCGGTTGCAGCAGAAGTTATCGGAGCGACCGGAGATGCGCGTCAGCAGTACGTCTTCGGCCGCTTCCGTCGTCGCACAGACCATCGACCCGAACGCGACGACGCTGGACCAGCAGATAACGACCCTCGAACGAGCGACGCAGACCGACGTCCGGCAGGCGGTCCGGCAGAACGCCGACAATCCGGCGTTCACGGGAACGCTGAGTAACGACTTCAACGAGGAGGACGCGTCCGCCTCGGCGACCATCGGCGTCGTCCAGCACACCCTCCCGGCCGGCCTCTCGGGGTCGTCGGCGGGGCAGTCCGGCAGCAGTCCGCTCACCCCGATTCAGACGCAGGCGCAGCGTATCGCGGCCACCTCCGGCGGCGACATCACCGTCTTCGGGAGCGGCATCATCTCGCAGGAGTTCTCGACGGTCACGACGGACTCGCTTCTCATCGTCACGCCCGCGGCGGTGCTTCTCATCGTCATGTTCCTCGTCATCGCCTACCGCGACCTCGTGGACCTCCTCTTGGGCGCGTTCGCGCTGGCGATGGCGGTCATCTGGACGTTCGGCTTCCTCGGGCTGGCGGGCATCCCGTTCAACCAGATAATGATCGCCGTCCCGCCGTTGCTGCTGGCGGTGGGCATCGACTTCGGCATCCACGCGGTGAACCGCTACCGCGAGGACCGCGAGACCGGACTCGGCATCGACGAGGCGATGCGGGTGGCGACGGACCAACTGCTCGTCGCCTTCTTCATCGTCACGGGGACGACGGTCATCGGCTTCCTGTCGAACCTCGCCTCCGACTTGGCGCCCATCCGCGACTTCGGCGTCGTCGCGGGCGTCGGCATCACCTTCACCTTCCTCATCTTCGGGGTGTTCCTCCCCGCGGCGAAGGTGTGGATAGACCACAAGCGCGAGCGGTACCCCATCCCGACGTTCAGCGAGTCGCCGCTCGGACAGGAGGGGTCGGCCCTCGGCGACGTACTGAGCGTCGGCGTCGGCATCGCCGACAAAGCGCCGGTCGTCTTCCTCGTCGCGACGCTGCTTCTCAGCGCCGGCGCGGGCGCGTACGCGACGGGCGTGGACACCTCGTTCTCCCAAGAGGACTTCCTCCCGCCGGAGGAGGTGCCCGCCTACCTGCAGGCGCTTCCCGAACCGTTCGCGCCGAGCGACTACTCCGTCGTCTCGCAGTTGAACTTCCTCGAAGACAAGTTCACCAGCACGCAGGGGGGGTCGGTCACCATCTACGTCGAGG is part of the Halopelagius longus genome and encodes:
- a CDS encoding Gfo/Idh/MocA family protein, with the translated sequence MSYDVAVVGTGANPEEKDTDGFAMAYRHAEAYDRLDDCELVACTDIVPENAEAFADYWDIADGNVYTELDRMLREVKPDVVSVCVPPAFHADIVVQCAESDVVSAIHCEKPMAKTWEGCRRMVERCDAHDVQLTFNHQRRFGGPFRRAKELLDSGEIGSLRRIELGGKNLYDYGSHYFDLCGFFTDQSDPLWAMAGIDYSEENVQFGVHNENGAIAQWRYENGVHGLASTGESSIIPCEIRLTGTEGMIDIGVDDGPTLRMFNESSGGWTTVDADGDDIHSPNWSKPRMAALKIAERVSFLPEEWVKQPTFIDRAIADVVDALDSGRKPELAAENVVQSTELIFACWEAARRRTKVELPLEVDGNPLEEMVEDGELLADEPEKQKQTP
- a CDS encoding DUF6789 family protein, yielding MNRPLAAIGGGFVGTVALSLLLLLFEVETRSRIRMFDAVARFVGVPGDTAIGFLLFVVAGVVAWPLLFAAVEQSLPGDDPAMKGMALGILLWVAFVLLGRGDLSGPIIAAFAGLTLMAHLAYGFVLGSAYARFTGSTPVHDAGTESEMRW
- a CDS encoding cbb3-type cytochrome c oxidase subunit I; the encoded protein is MNISPFVVLVVVSLLVASAAYWRRRRNDATAATELLTDRLRTDGGGERRSSDETESTSATDGGVPPAAGMLFKREHKTSKPYGLMRWFTTVDHKDIGFLYLVFGLSAALWGATDAFMVRTELITPSIDVWDANTYNALFTTHGLTMLLFFVTPVFNGFANYFLPLLLDADDMAYPRINAIAFWLVPFSFVMVRAGLLTEVLAKVVDVFGPSIEFLYALEPPTTGWTMYVPLSATLPNPQIDLMLLGLHLSGIATVIGAINIIVTVFTERGEGVTWADMDIFTWSMLTASGLILFAFPLLGSALLMLVADRNFGTAFYALEANGPILWQHLFWFFGHPEVYILVLPAFGLTSQILPKFSGRTLFGYKFIVYSTLAIGVLSFGVWAHHMFTTGIDPRIRASFMVVTVSIAVPSAVKTFNWISTMWNGDVRLAAPMQFLVGGIGLFIVGGVTGVFLASIPVDLLVHGTYYVVAHFHFFVAGIIAFSMFAASYYWYPLFTGRWYSRRLANLHAALSISGVIVTFTPLFVIGMMGLPRRSASYPARFAPLQQVASFGALLIAISVGVWLFNMVQSYRVGPRIRSADPWNLKATGQFSNEWQWFERRLEQEFDYVVPDDGSDLGTGRNRTDNPERESEGQSEGSEGASAEEDY
- a CDS encoding NAD(P)/FAD-dependent oxidoreductase, whose product is MRILVLGAGYAGVTLARRLESNLPSEAELVVVDESDAHLVQHEVHRVIRRPSVADAIRVPLTEMFDRAEPRVARVERLDRDAREVSFESGDAVSYDYAAVCLGAETAYYGLPGVEEHSYPLKRVDDALAIREAVLDSGEGANVVVGGAGLSGIQTAGELAALAREENLDADVTVLERLGDVAPNFPENFRDAVREELTARGVEVRTETPVVRATDDAVETDGETLPADVFVWTGGITGADAMGGDRPLVRSDLRLDDRTFVVGDAARAVDADGEAVPASASAAIREARTVATNLSRLVEHERGGGDDFAPRLDPYRFDVPGWIVSVGDGAVAQLGPKVFTGAPAKAMKTSVGAGHLTSIGSIRQAAELAEEELGVRTDG
- the mvaD gene encoding phosphomevalonate decarboxylase MvaD, with protein sequence MKATAKAHPIQGLVKYHGMRDEELRLPYHDSISVCTAPTHTKTTVEFQPDAAEDVYRIDGEEVTGRGAERIDAVVDHVRSLAEFDHAVRLESENSFPSNIGFGSSSSGFAAAAMALAEAAGLDLSRPDVSTIARRGSSSAARAVTGAFSHLYAGLNDEDCRSERIESDLEDDLRIVAAHVPAYKETEQAHEEAAESHMFEARMAHVHEQLQTMRDALREADFDRTFELAEHDSLSLTATTMTGPAGWVYWQPRTIAVFNAVRELREEEDVPVYFSTDTGASVYVNTTEEHVERVESAVADCDVETDVWRVGGPAEILPESDALF
- a CDS encoding DoxX family membrane protein; translation: MLPEITSIALQFESTGAGIVFLLARVLFGGVLAFMGLNHFLNADAMTGYAQAKGVPAARLGVLGSGGLLLVAGAAIVLGVFPALAAGAVAAFLLVATPLFHAFWAVPEDQQQSEMTDFLKNTVMLGGALLFLALAGTSWPYALGVGL
- a CDS encoding MarR family winged helix-turn-helix transcriptional regulator: MSETWDAAGYIASSRYRLAVCKLLSRSGPDLPSRIAEELDLAQPHVSRALSELRERDIVELLVPESQQKGRLYGLTADGQAALARLRGQAVNVEFVDESRFPYENLLDYLRETHNSEFRFAIAHDEDRTDVYLAADAAARTHDEESISSLVASLETDGRDGVESSTVGQTQFVVRGLERATLVQLPTDRDEDVFLSLERGADVSVESFVENCRAYLSAER
- a CDS encoding COG1361 S-layer family protein → MIRKVLAVVLVGALISSAVPVAAQTVEPELRTYVASPTLTPGQVNEVQVQLVNDASDFDDTASTAKNININPKDTGRLDVQTGSLFLPSLADPNAAQQGSAASREITLAVKVPSDIEAGTYRIPIDVEYEWDSENGPNERSTTEYATVRVEEGPRFAVVDTNSTATVGGSGTFEVTMENVGEQAARDSTLTLSSQSGDVAISGGQQGNRYVDRWETGERRTFEFDTSLTNTARPGNYTLNALVSYKDANGNDGRSPNISVGMNALPEQTFDIGGVNSSLRVGEEGTLTAEVTNNGPQPARNAVVVIDQPGQTVTPIETEYAVGDLAPGESASFSFDVEVSSEATSGPRQLGMSVKYRGDNGKQRQSDTIDVRAEVAPQADEFDVEPVNSTFAAGDGGTLELTVTNTRNETLTDISAKIYPESPLSSSNSEAFIEELGPGESETIRFQTSAGGDAMPKTYPMKLDFQYDDADGDTLISDTYQVPVRVTESEGGGLPFVVVGVALALLGAGGALIYRRRD